A window from Flavobacterium sp. 83 encodes these proteins:
- a CDS encoding lipopolysaccharide biosynthesis protein, with translation MIDLIKSISNKIGIDGAIAYTVIARVIQAGGGIVTLLFVAQCLTKVEQGYYYTFGSILAIQVFFELGLSNIITQFVAHETASLVWNDKSSFTGPIESSSRLASLLRFSIKWFCFIGVLLVFGLLIAGYLFFNKYGTNDDLVDWQIPWVILSITTSLSLMVSPILAFLEGLGRVKEVAKIRMTQQMAQLTFVLIFFSLGLKLFSSPLAATLSFSIIPLWILISEKRKLLIFIWNKLDKWHVNYRIEIFPFQWKIALSWISGYFIFQLFNPVLFATEGPVVAGQMGMTLAILNAILMFTLSWVSTKVPVFSGFIAKKEYTQLDSLFNRTLVQSTALNVLALAVFFILIFILRYFEIKIGGKKFGDRFLPYLPMLFMMIPILLNHVIAAWATYLRCHKKEPMLVQSLVIGILCTFSTIFLGKHFGVIGMTSGYMMLTFIGFVWTYFIFKNKKRQWHNE, from the coding sequence GTGATAGATTTAATAAAAAGTATTTCAAATAAAATAGGGATCGATGGAGCAATAGCCTATACCGTAATAGCAAGAGTTATTCAAGCAGGTGGTGGGATTGTAACTTTGTTATTTGTTGCTCAATGTTTAACTAAAGTAGAACAAGGGTATTATTATACTTTTGGAAGTATATTGGCAATACAGGTTTTTTTCGAATTAGGGTTGTCTAATATTATTACGCAATTTGTGGCTCATGAAACAGCGAGCTTAGTTTGGAATGATAAAAGTAGTTTTACAGGACCTATTGAATCAAGTTCAAGATTAGCTTCCTTATTGCGTTTCAGTATTAAATGGTTTTGTTTTATTGGAGTGTTATTAGTTTTTGGGCTATTAATCGCAGGGTATTTATTTTTTAATAAGTATGGAACAAACGATGATTTGGTAGATTGGCAAATACCATGGGTTATTTTGTCTATCACCACTTCTTTATCCTTAATGGTATCACCAATATTAGCCTTTTTAGAGGGTTTAGGCAGAGTTAAAGAAGTCGCAAAAATCAGAATGACACAGCAAATGGCACAGCTTACTTTTGTGCTGATTTTCTTTTCTTTAGGTTTGAAATTATTTTCAAGCCCTTTGGCAGCAACACTTTCCTTTTCCATTATTCCTTTATGGATTTTAATTAGTGAAAAAAGAAAATTACTGATTTTTATATGGAACAAATTAGATAAGTGGCATGTTAATTATAGAATAGAAATTTTTCCCTTCCAATGGAAAATAGCTTTAAGCTGGATTAGTGGCTATTTTATTTTTCAGTTATTTAATCCCGTCCTTTTTGCAACAGAAGGCCCGGTTGTAGCAGGACAAATGGGAATGACTTTGGCGATCTTGAACGCAATCTTAATGTTCACATTGAGCTGGGTTAGTACTAAAGTTCCTGTATTTTCAGGATTTATTGCCAAAAAAGAGTACACTCAGTTAGATAGCCTCTTTAATAGAACTTTAGTGCAATCAACTGCATTAAATGTTTTGGCACTTGCGGTTTTTTTTATATTGATTTTCATTTTGCGGTATTTTGAAATAAAAATTGGAGGTAAAAAATTCGGTGATCGATTTTTACCTTATTTACCAATGTTATTTATGATGATTCCTATACTGTTAAACCATGTTATTGCAGCTTGGGCTACCTATCTTCGTTGTCACAAAAAAGAGCCTATGCTCGTGCAAAGTTTGGTTATTGGAATACTATGTACCTTTTCTACAATCTTTTTGGGAAAACATTTTGGAGTGATAGGTATGACATCCGGCTATATGATGCTGACTTTTATAGGATTTGTTTGGACCTATTTTATATTTAAAAACAAAAAAAGACAGTGGCATAATGAGTAA